The genomic interval CGATTTCGAGCACGCGCTTCCGGGTGGCGGCGCCCACTCGAGCCGGCTTGTTCATCGCGTTGGAGACCGTTGCGATGCTGACATTCGCCTCCCGCGCGACGTCGTAGATCGTCGGGTGCCGCTGGTTGGCGGGCGAGGCTTCACTCATGAGGCCAAGTAAAGCACTTCACATGCGGAGGGCATACGATGCGGACCTGAACGTCTCGCGATACCAACAGCCGCGGGTCCTCGTCCTCCTTCGGGCTCAAGTTGCCGAACGTCGAGGGATCGAGGCCGTCGAAGGATTGGCCCCGGTCCACTTGCTGCCGGGGTTCCGGGTTCGGTTCAGTCGATGCCTCGGATGCGGGTAACCAGCACCGCACCCACGACTCCGACGAGGGCCGCCACTGCAAACCAGAGCATGTACCCGCCGCCGGCGCCGAAGAGCGCGGTTCCGACAGGGATAACGACGACTCCGGCAAGGAACGGTGACAGCGAGGAAGGTAGCGAGTTGGCGATGTTAAGTACGCCGAGGTCTTTGGCAGTGTCTTCCGGGTTGGGTAGTAGGGCGATGCAGAGTGCCTGGTCGACGGCGAAGAAGAGGCCCGCTCCTGCACCGACCACTGCCGATCCAAGCAGGATTATGGTCAGCCCGCTCTGTCCGAACAACGGTGAGACGGCGACGAAGGCTATGCCGAACGACATGATGATGCTGCCCCAGAAGACGAACGGTTTGCGTTTAGCTAGGCGGTCGGAGAGGAACCCGCCCGCAATGCTGAACAGTACGACCGTGGCCACACCGATGATCTGCGCCAGTGCGTTGAACGCGAGCTGTTCGCCAATGTCCATCCCGTAGACCTCGCCTAGGAACAGGGTGAGGTAGGTGGCGATACCGGCGTA from Microbacterium pumilum carries:
- a CDS encoding MFS transporter, with the translated sequence MFNPRTHRDFGWAWLSKLLILLAYAGIATYLTLFLGEVYGMDIGEQLAFNALAQIIGVATVVLFSIAGGFLSDRLAKRKPFVFWGSIIMSFGIAFVAVSPLFGQSGLTIILLGSAVVGAGAGLFFAVDQALCIALLPNPEDTAKDLGVLNIANSLPSSLSPFLAGVVVIPVGTALFGAGGGYMLWFAVAALVGVVGAVLVTRIRGID